One Nostoc sp. UHCC 0302 DNA window includes the following coding sequences:
- the groL gene encoding chaperonin GroEL (60 kDa chaperone family; promotes refolding of misfolded polypeptides especially under stressful conditions; forms two stacked rings of heptamers to form a barrel-shaped 14mer; ends can be capped by GroES; misfolded proteins enter the barrel where they are refolded when GroES binds), translating into MAKIIAFDEESRRALERGVNALADAVKITLGPRGRNVLLEKKFGAPQIVNDGITVAKEIELEDPLENTGARLIQEVASKTKDVAGDGTTTATVLAQALIREGLKNVAAGSNPVSLKRGIDKTIEALVQEIAKVAKPVEGSAIAQVATVSAGNDEEVGDMLAQAMERVTKDGVITVEESKSLTTELEVVEGMQIDRGYISPYFITNNERQIVEFENARILITDKKISSIQDLVPVLEKVARLGQPLLIVAEDVEGDALATLVVNKARGVLSVAAIKAPGFGDRRKALLQDIAILTDGQLISEEIGLSLDTASLETLGTARKITIDKENTTIVAAGDTKPEVQKRIGQIRRQLEETDSEYDKEKLQERIAKLAGGVAVIKVGAATETELKDRKLRIEDALNATKAAVEEGIVPGGGTTLIHLAKKVEEFKNSLQNEERIGAEIVGRALEAPLRQIADNAGAEGSVIVSRVRETEFNVGYNAATGEFEDLIAAGIIDPAKVVRSALQNAGSIAGMVLTTEALVVEKPEKKSAAPAPDMGGMGGMGGMGGMGGMGGMGMF; encoded by the coding sequence ATGGCGAAGATTATTGCATTTGACGAGGAATCGCGGCGAGCGCTAGAAAGGGGTGTCAACGCCCTTGCGGATGCCGTAAAAATCACCTTGGGGCCTAGAGGTCGCAACGTTCTTTTAGAGAAAAAATTTGGCGCACCCCAAATTGTCAACGATGGTATCACTGTTGCCAAAGAAATTGAATTAGAAGATCCTCTAGAAAACACGGGTGCGAGACTCATTCAGGAAGTAGCCTCGAAAACTAAAGATGTTGCTGGGGATGGCACTACCACTGCCACCGTTTTAGCACAGGCTTTGATTCGGGAAGGGTTGAAGAACGTCGCGGCTGGTAGCAATCCAGTTAGCTTGAAGCGCGGAATCGATAAAACTATCGAGGCGCTGGTACAAGAGATTGCCAAGGTGGCTAAGCCAGTGGAAGGAAGTGCGATCGCTCAAGTCGCCACTGTCTCCGCTGGGAATGATGAAGAAGTCGGCGATATGCTAGCCCAAGCAATGGAAAGAGTCACCAAAGACGGTGTAATTACCGTTGAAGAATCCAAATCCCTGACAACTGAACTAGAAGTAGTTGAGGGGATGCAGATTGACAGAGGTTACATTTCTCCGTACTTCATCACCAACAATGAGCGGCAGATAGTCGAATTTGAAAACGCCCGTATCCTGATTACTGATAAGAAAATCAGTAGTATTCAGGATTTAGTGCCAGTGTTGGAAAAAGTAGCTCGTTTAGGTCAACCCTTGCTGATTGTAGCTGAAGATGTCGAAGGAGATGCTTTGGCAACTTTGGTGGTAAACAAAGCGCGGGGTGTGCTAAGTGTGGCTGCGATCAAAGCGCCTGGGTTTGGCGATCGCCGCAAAGCTTTGTTGCAAGACATTGCCATTCTCACCGATGGACAGTTGATTTCTGAAGAAATCGGTTTAAGTTTGGATACTGCTTCTTTAGAAACCTTGGGAACTGCCCGCAAAATTACTATCGACAAAGAAAACACCACAATTGTAGCTGCTGGAGACACTAAGCCAGAGGTGCAAAAGCGGATCGGACAAATTCGCAGGCAGTTGGAAGAAACTGATTCCGAATATGATAAGGAAAAACTCCAAGAACGCATCGCTAAGCTAGCTGGTGGTGTGGCAGTGATTAAAGTGGGTGCAGCCACAGAAACCGAACTCAAAGACCGTAAACTGCGAATTGAGGACGCGCTCAACGCCACTAAAGCAGCTGTCGAAGAAGGTATTGTTCCTGGTGGTGGAACAACCCTGATTCACTTGGCTAAGAAGGTAGAGGAGTTTAAAAACAGCCTACAAAACGAAGAAAGGATTGGCGCTGAAATTGTTGGTCGCGCATTAGAAGCTCCTTTGCGTCAAATAGCAGACAATGCTGGTGCTGAAGGTTCCGTCATCGTGTCTAGAGTGCGAGAAACCGAATTCAACGTTGGCTATAACGCTGCAACTGGGGAATTTGAAGACTTGATTGCTGCTGGCATTATTGACCCTGCCAAGGTTGTACGCTCAGCTTTACAAAATGCTGGTTCCATTGCTGGTATGGTTTTAACCACCGAAGCTCTGGTAGTTGAAAAGCCTGAGAAGAAATCCGCTGCTCCTGCTCCTGACATGGGTGGCATGGGTGGCATGGGCGGCATGGGTGGCATGGGCGGTATGGGTGGCATGGGTATGTTCTAA
- a CDS encoding MraY family glycosyltransferase, which translates to MNLYNSLKSLGIADPSGTGWLAVVFTFLLAWVVTWRLIPTVRKFALRVGWADQPNARRLNREPLPNAGGLAIYAGVIAALILASLLRPIELQGVLAQVLTILLGGSILVLVGFIDDQFGLPPSVRLWAQILTALLLVANGISIKVTFGTPIDSLLSLSLTVLWVVGITNAINLMDGMDGLAGGISFITAMSLLGVSAQFPNRAAATLVLAALAGGALGFLRHNFHPSRIIMGDAGAYFFGYVLAATSILGRLQQNTVYALIPTVLFLLLPVLDTTQVFVRRLLAGNNPLSTPGKDHLHHRLLAWGFSQRHAAFTLWSITLVCNLLAMRIQGMTVVVMLTTASSIIMLLAFTVWQRIRQQP; encoded by the coding sequence ATGAATCTATACAACTCCCTTAAGTCCCTCGGTATTGCCGACCCTAGCGGCACCGGCTGGTTGGCGGTAGTATTTACGTTTCTCTTAGCTTGGGTTGTAACGTGGCGTTTGATTCCGACAGTACGCAAATTTGCCTTGCGAGTGGGTTGGGCTGACCAACCCAATGCACGGCGACTCAACCGAGAACCTCTACCTAATGCAGGAGGGTTAGCTATCTACGCAGGAGTGATTGCCGCGTTGATACTAGCTAGCCTTTTAAGACCAATCGAACTCCAAGGCGTATTAGCTCAAGTTCTGACTATTCTTTTGGGTGGTTCGATATTAGTTCTTGTAGGGTTTATCGATGATCAATTCGGTTTACCCCCCTCTGTTCGCTTGTGGGCGCAGATTCTCACAGCATTGTTACTGGTTGCTAATGGTATCAGCATCAAAGTTACTTTTGGCACTCCCATAGACTCGCTACTGTCGTTGTCACTGACAGTACTATGGGTAGTAGGAATTACCAACGCTATCAATTTGATGGACGGCATGGATGGTTTAGCTGGAGGCATCAGCTTTATTACCGCCATGAGTTTGTTAGGAGTTTCAGCGCAGTTTCCCAATCGTGCGGCCGCAACCTTAGTTTTAGCAGCCTTGGCAGGTGGCGCACTAGGTTTTTTGCGACACAACTTCCACCCCTCGCGCATCATTATGGGTGATGCCGGAGCATACTTTTTTGGCTATGTGCTGGCGGCAACTAGTATCTTAGGGAGGCTCCAGCAAAATACAGTCTATGCACTCATACCCACGGTTTTATTTCTGCTGTTACCAGTGCTAGATACTACTCAAGTATTTGTGCGACGACTATTAGCAGGAAACAACCCCCTCAGCACTCCAGGCAAAGACCATTTACATCACCGCTTACTTGCTTGGGGATTCTCCCAGCGTCATGCTGCGTTCACCCTTTGGTCAATTACCTTGGTGTGCAACTTGCTGGCAATGAGAATACAAGGCATGACTGTGGTAGTCATGCTAACTACTGCCAGTAGCATCATTATGCTTTTAGCCTTTACTGTTTGGCAAAGAATACGCCAACAACCCTAA